A genomic window from Providencia alcalifaciens includes:
- the pyk gene encoding pyruvate kinase, which produces MSRRLRRTKIVTTLGPATDRDNNLEKIINAGANVVRLNFSHGTPEDHMARANKVREIAARLGRHVAILGDLQGPKIRVSTFKDGKVFLNVGDKFTLDASLGKGEGDQHKVGIDYKGLPADVVPGDILLLDDGRVQLKVREVQGLQVFTEVTVGGQLSNNKGINKLGGGLSAEALTEKDKADIITAAKINVDFLAVSFPRSGEDLAYARRLARDAGCECQIVAKVERAEAVATDEIMDEVILESDVVMVARGDLGVEIGDPELVAVQKKLIRRSRQLNRVVITATQMMESMITNPMPTRAEVMDVANAVLDGTDAVMLSAETAAGQYPAETVAAMAQVCFGAEKMPGLNISKHRLDTEFENSEDAIAMSTMYAANHLKGVKAIIAMTESGRTARIMSRISSGLPIFAMSRHEKTLNQCSLYRGVTPVLCSTHTDGIAAASEAIARLRDNGYLMVGDTVIVTQGDQMGTIGSTNTCRILVVE; this is translated from the coding sequence ATGTCTAGACGGCTTAGAAGAACTAAAATTGTTACAACCCTTGGCCCAGCAACCGATCGTGATAATAATCTAGAAAAAATTATCAATGCTGGGGCTAACGTTGTTCGCCTTAACTTCTCTCACGGAACTCCTGAAGACCACATGGCTCGCGCAAATAAAGTGCGTGAGATTGCGGCTCGATTAGGGCGTCACGTCGCTATTCTTGGGGATCTACAAGGTCCGAAAATTCGTGTTTCTACTTTTAAAGACGGTAAAGTTTTCCTCAATGTTGGTGATAAATTCACGCTGGATGCCTCATTAGGTAAAGGTGAAGGCGACCAACATAAAGTGGGTATCGACTATAAAGGTCTGCCTGCTGACGTAGTGCCTGGCGATATTCTCCTACTGGATGATGGTCGCGTGCAGTTAAAAGTTCGTGAAGTGCAAGGCTTACAAGTCTTCACCGAAGTGACTGTCGGTGGGCAACTTTCCAACAATAAAGGCATCAACAAACTCGGTGGTGGTTTGTCCGCAGAGGCGCTGACAGAAAAAGACAAAGCCGACATAATTACCGCCGCTAAAATCAATGTGGATTTCTTAGCTGTCTCTTTCCCTCGCTCTGGTGAAGATCTGGCTTATGCTCGCCGTTTAGCACGTGATGCAGGCTGCGAATGCCAAATCGTCGCCAAAGTTGAACGTGCTGAAGCAGTCGCAACTGACGAGATCATGGACGAAGTGATCCTTGAGTCCGACGTTGTGATGGTCGCTCGTGGTGACTTAGGGGTTGAAATTGGTGACCCTGAACTAGTCGCTGTACAGAAAAAATTAATTCGTCGTTCCCGTCAATTGAACCGCGTGGTGATCACTGCAACTCAAATGATGGAATCCATGATCACCAACCCGATGCCAACCCGCGCAGAAGTGATGGACGTCGCAAACGCGGTCTTAGATGGCACTGATGCAGTGATGTTGTCGGCAGAAACAGCAGCAGGGCAATACCCAGCTGAAACCGTTGCCGCAATGGCGCAAGTCTGCTTCGGCGCAGAAAAAATGCCAGGACTAAATATTTCTAAACACCGTTTAGATACAGAGTTTGAAAACTCTGAAGATGCTATCGCAATGTCTACCATGTACGCTGCTAACCATCTGAAAGGTGTAAAAGCCATCATTGCGATGACTGAATCAGGTCGTACCGCACGCATTATGTCGCGAATCAGCTCAGGTTTGCCGATTTTTGCGATGTCTCGCCATGAAAAAACGCTCAATCAGTGTTCACTATACCGTGGTGTTACGCCAGTATTATGTAGCACACATACCGATGGAATTGCAGCAGCAAGTGAAGCTATCGCACGTCTACGAGACAATGGTTATTTAATGGTTGGCGATACAGTTATCGTGACACAAGGTGACCAAATGGGCACCATCGGCAGCACCAATACCTGCCGTATTTTAGTGGTTGAGTGA
- a CDS encoding fimbrial protein, which translates to MRILNKKFNLLVVSLSMVIVSTASASGVINFTGEVIEQACTVDSKSRTLNVDLGRVSTKSLSSQGEVAGVTNFIIKLVDCPNDTKVTVNFAGTRDAVDHNILALHEGNGMAKNIGIALYEKNAVTPIKLYEDAQEVALDGKSAELEYVAAYKATGVAIAGQANSSAVYSIQYQ; encoded by the coding sequence ATGCGTATTTTAAATAAAAAATTTAATTTATTAGTCGTAAGCTTATCGATGGTCATAGTATCAACAGCATCTGCTTCAGGAGTGATTAATTTTACAGGAGAGGTCATCGAGCAAGCTTGTACAGTTGACAGTAAATCACGTACTTTAAATGTTGATCTTGGTCGTGTATCAACGAAAAGTTTATCTTCACAGGGTGAGGTCGCGGGGGTAACTAATTTCATTATTAAGTTAGTAGATTGCCCTAATGATACCAAAGTCACGGTTAATTTTGCTGGAACTCGTGATGCGGTCGACCATAATATTCTTGCATTACACGAAGGTAATGGAATGGCAAAAAATATCGGTATTGCATTATATGAAAAAAATGCGGTTACCCCGATAAAACTGTATGAAGATGCTCAAGAGGTTGCTTTAGATGGAAAGTCAGCAGAGTTAGAATATGTCGCGGCATATAAAGCAACAGGTGTCGCAATAGCTGGCCAAGCAAACAGTAGTGCAGTTTATAGTATTCAGTATCAGTAA
- the mepM gene encoding murein DD-endopeptidase MepM, producing the protein MANGIVQAFNGLSKTHKIVLSTLTVATMAVAIWRPVHIPITHEGDGSPDTVIPFAQSAIEAEGNDLIQDSSEQLPDEGVADSDASDADGTPLAHEYVVSSGDNLSSILTQFGIEAGDVATLSNQHKSLRNLKIGQTLSWTLNTDGELESLTWDVSRRETRIFKRVGATNKFEETKEIRKGDWTNSVMTGSIDGTFAQSTKKAGLTRTEGREVTKALQWQVDFNKLKKGDKFTVLMGREMLNGTHEQSQLVGVRLQSGGKNYYAFRAEDGRYYDSEGNGLERGFLRFPTVKQFRVSSHFNPRRVNPVTGRVAPHKGVDFSMPVGTPVLAVGDGEVIVAKYSGAAGNFIAIRHGRQYTTRYMHLRQLLVKPGQKVKRGDRIALSGNTGRSTGPHLHFEMWVNQQAVNPLTAKLPSSGGLTGKERKEYLELVKETKSQLKLK; encoded by the coding sequence ATGGCAAATGGTATTGTGCAGGCATTTAATGGCTTGTCCAAGACCCATAAAATTGTGTTGAGCACGCTCACTGTAGCCACCATGGCTGTCGCGATTTGGCGGCCAGTGCATATCCCTATCACACATGAAGGTGATGGCTCTCCTGATACGGTTATTCCTTTTGCTCAATCAGCGATTGAAGCCGAAGGTAATGATTTAATTCAAGATAGTAGTGAACAGTTACCGGATGAAGGCGTTGCAGACAGCGACGCATCAGATGCGGATGGTACACCGCTCGCACATGAATATGTTGTCTCAAGTGGCGATAACTTATCGTCTATCTTGACCCAGTTTGGTATTGAAGCTGGTGATGTTGCGACACTTTCAAACCAACATAAATCATTACGTAACTTAAAAATCGGTCAAACCCTTAGCTGGACACTGAATACTGATGGCGAATTAGAGTCCTTAACGTGGGATGTTTCTCGCCGTGAAACGCGTATCTTCAAACGCGTTGGAGCAACCAACAAATTTGAAGAAACGAAAGAGATCCGTAAAGGCGATTGGACAAACAGCGTGATGACGGGTTCTATCGATGGAACGTTTGCTCAAAGCACGAAGAAAGCGGGTTTGACTCGTACAGAAGGCCGTGAAGTTACCAAAGCATTACAGTGGCAGGTGGACTTTAACAAGCTGAAAAAAGGCGATAAGTTTACCGTTTTAATGGGGCGAGAGATGCTCAATGGGACTCATGAACAGAGCCAACTAGTTGGTGTGCGTTTACAGTCTGGCGGTAAAAATTACTACGCTTTTCGTGCTGAAGATGGTCGCTATTATGACAGTGAAGGTAATGGTTTAGAACGCGGTTTCTTGCGTTTTCCAACGGTTAAACAGTTCAGGGTTTCATCACACTTCAACCCACGCCGTGTTAACCCTGTAACTGGCCGTGTTGCACCACATAAAGGGGTCGACTTTTCCATGCCAGTGGGTACGCCTGTATTAGCGGTTGGTGATGGTGAAGTGATTGTGGCGAAATACAGTGGTGCAGCAGGAAACTTTATTGCGATTCGCCATGGTCGCCAATATACGACGCGTTATATGCATTTACGTCAATTGCTGGTGAAACCAGGGCAAAAAGTGAAGCGTGGTGATCGCATTGCGTTATCGGGTAATACTGGACGTTCGACAGGACCACATCTCCATTTTGAAATGTGGGTTAACCAGCAAGCTGTCAACCCACTGACTGCGAAATTACCAAGCTCAGGTGGTTTAACAGGTAAAGAACGTAAAGAGTATTTAGAGCTGGTCAAAGAGACCAAATCCCAGCTTAAATTGAAATAA
- the znuA gene encoding zinc ABC transporter substrate-binding protein ZnuA, which yields MIHKSKLITRKFICKATLASVLTASMLPIANADVVTSIRPLAFIAAGIADGVTDTQVLLPDGASPHDYALKPSDLKKIKQADLFVWVGPELEMFLEKPINVLDQNKRLALAEQKNIHNLLMAENHEEEDSHQHADEPNHDADHEHHHHGEYNMHIWLSPDIANLAADDIYARLVEVYPAQKDKLDVNLRKFKENMAQNNKKIASILKPAQNKGYFVFHDAYGYFEKHYQLAPLGHFTINPEIQPGAQKLHQIRTQLVEHKAQCVFAEPQFRPAVIESVAKNTGVKMGTLDPLGSGLAIGPDSYMKFLTQLSEQYASCLN from the coding sequence ATGATACACAAATCGAAACTTATTACCCGTAAATTCATCTGCAAAGCTACGTTAGCCTCAGTTTTAACCGCATCGATGTTGCCAATAGCCAATGCCGATGTCGTTACATCGATTCGACCTTTAGCCTTCATTGCGGCGGGGATCGCTGATGGTGTCACTGATACACAAGTTTTACTTCCTGATGGTGCTTCGCCGCATGATTATGCACTGAAACCTTCGGATTTAAAAAAGATAAAACAGGCTGATTTATTTGTTTGGGTTGGTCCTGAATTAGAAATGTTTTTAGAGAAGCCAATCAATGTGTTAGACCAGAATAAACGTCTAGCATTGGCTGAACAGAAAAATATTCATAACTTATTAATGGCTGAAAACCACGAGGAGGAAGATAGCCATCAACATGCCGATGAACCTAACCATGATGCGGATCACGAACATCATCACCATGGTGAGTATAATATGCACATCTGGTTGTCTCCAGATATTGCAAATTTGGCAGCCGATGATATTTACGCGCGTTTAGTAGAGGTTTATCCTGCTCAGAAAGATAAGCTGGACGTAAACCTTCGTAAATTCAAAGAAAACATGGCGCAAAACAATAAGAAAATTGCTAGTATTTTAAAACCGGCTCAAAATAAAGGGTATTTTGTTTTTCACGATGCTTATGGCTACTTTGAAAAACACTATCAGCTCGCTCCATTAGGGCATTTTACGATAAACCCTGAGATTCAGCCCGGTGCCCAAAAATTGCATCAAATACGAACACAACTGGTTGAGCATAAAGCGCAATGCGTTTTTGCTGAGCCACAATTCAGACCTGCGGTTATTGAAAGCGTAGCGAAAAATACGGGAGTCAAAATGGGTACTCTCGACCCACTCGGTAGTGGGCTGGCAATTGGACCAGATAGCTACATGAAGTTTCTGACTCAACTATCAGAACAATACGCAAGCTGCCTGAATTAA
- a CDS encoding fimbrial biogenesis chaperone has translation MKIFFAILFLFFHLVSSSSLSLATGISVGGTRFVYMDNKREVSVPIFNSNEKKPFLIQSWVTGFNENIKAPFIATPALFRIEPNSYGAARIAYLGQPLSSNQEKIFLLNIKSIPPKDESIENELQIIINSQFKLFLRSNDIEPFNLENVILTKERDGIKINNKTPYHLSIKSILINGESIKGTKMVYPWVDDYILKKRMDKGHAVTVEFINDYGAIVEKKITKS, from the coding sequence ATGAAAATTTTTTTTGCTATTCTTTTTCTATTTTTTCATTTGGTTTCTTCATCTAGTTTATCTTTAGCTACAGGAATTAGCGTTGGCGGAACTCGTTTTGTTTATATGGATAATAAACGAGAAGTTTCAGTTCCAATATTTAATAGTAATGAAAAAAAACCTTTTTTAATTCAAAGTTGGGTGACGGGGTTTAATGAAAATATTAAAGCGCCATTTATTGCAACTCCTGCTTTATTTCGTATTGAACCGAATAGTTACGGGGCGGCAAGAATTGCATATTTAGGTCAGCCTCTTTCATCTAATCAAGAAAAAATATTTTTATTAAATATAAAGTCAATACCTCCTAAAGATGAGAGTATTGAAAATGAATTGCAAATCATTATCAATTCCCAGTTTAAACTTTTCCTACGTTCAAACGATATTGAACCATTTAATTTGGAAAATGTAATATTAACAAAGGAGCGTGATGGTATAAAAATAAACAATAAGACACCGTATCATTTATCAATTAAAAGCATTTTAATTAATGGGGAATCCATAAAAGGAACAAAAATGGTCTACCCATGGGTAGATGATTATATTTTAAAAAAAAGAATGGATAAGGGGCATGCAGTTACTGTCGAATTTATTAATGACTATGGTGCTATTGTAGAAAAGAAAATAACCAAGAGCTAG
- a CDS encoding fimbria/pilus outer membrane usher protein — protein MGKHHLIKNWFYSKKIAFINITFFSSVGFSSILYASEVFDINAINTGIENQLSDPSLLNYLSKTEGQLPGNYQVNIYVNGNKIADEWIEFIYDNEEGKLKPKIKKEQLISWGVKPSMLLEENEISSTNKFFDIKHSIDGSDIRHDFFSNRLNISIPQIAMKMASRGYIDVTEWDDGINGMFVNYSARFNRAWGRPNSQKNIYVGLRNGINWGAWRLRNHSYYNDTSEKVMLHSLQTFLERDIRDFKSHLIIGETASDNGIMDAFQYRGIKLMSEESMLPQSRRGFAPVVNGVANTNAVVTVHQNGQIIYQTSVPAGEFILNDLYPTSFSGDLQVTVAEANGTTRTFIQPFSNAPIMQRDGSLKYSIELGKYREEEGGQQPYFIQFSGIYGLPINLANYGNVSLLGGTLISEDKQVYVLGTGLSLGYLGGISLDMKYSQAQWQKYAKMTEQTYRFQYIKYIQNTATGLNLSAQYALEPDINHAFFQAIGVDRIPKKQRLQIALSQALGKWGSLNINGYQQKYWGQSGSDNNLTVSFGSQYQSINYSFSYSHSEQNNPHRVDRLFSFNCSMPFRWKENAYWGVYSYNTSDNAGGISTFSLNGSAFNSNQLQYDITQQYHHKNQQLSHGIRGNYLTSYGEFGAGWDYASEYQTTHAAATGALLFHQDGVTASRAFSDAIGLIKAQDIGHLKVNNVPSLHTNGQGYAVVPMLTRYERNKVSVDTSTLKGNDDVELSSATVIPTSGAIVLVDLKAKRGGRVLLKLKKNNQLLGFGTQVNILAQQHIVSSGIVANEGEVYLSGVPEQSIVQVKWGDVYTQQCKFPLQIDLNNPNIQFIEGTCQ, from the coding sequence ATGGGAAAACACCATTTAATTAAAAATTGGTTTTATAGTAAAAAAATCGCTTTTATTAATATTACATTTTTTTCATCCGTTGGATTTTCATCAATCCTCTATGCGAGTGAGGTTTTCGATATCAATGCAATTAATACAGGAATTGAAAATCAGCTATCTGACCCTTCATTATTAAATTATCTATCTAAAACAGAAGGGCAACTTCCCGGTAACTACCAGGTTAATATTTATGTTAATGGAAATAAAATCGCCGACGAATGGATTGAATTTATTTACGATAATGAAGAGGGGAAACTAAAACCTAAGATAAAAAAAGAACAGCTAATTAGTTGGGGTGTAAAACCCTCAATGTTATTAGAAGAAAATGAAATCTCCTCAACCAACAAATTTTTCGATATTAAGCATTCAATTGATGGTAGTGACATTCGCCATGATTTCTTTTCAAACAGATTGAATATTAGCATTCCTCAAATTGCTATGAAAATGGCGAGCAGAGGCTATATTGACGTCACTGAATGGGACGATGGGATCAACGGGATGTTTGTTAACTATTCCGCACGGTTTAACCGAGCTTGGGGAAGGCCAAACAGCCAAAAAAATATTTATGTAGGCCTACGAAATGGAATTAACTGGGGTGCTTGGAGGTTACGTAATCACAGTTATTACAATGATACGAGTGAAAAGGTTATGTTGCATAGCTTGCAAACTTTCTTAGAACGGGATATTCGAGATTTTAAAAGCCATTTAATTATTGGAGAAACTGCGTCTGATAACGGGATCATGGATGCTTTTCAATATCGCGGTATAAAGCTGATGTCTGAAGAAAGCATGTTACCGCAAAGTCGCCGTGGATTTGCTCCAGTAGTTAATGGGGTTGCAAATACCAATGCTGTGGTCACTGTTCATCAAAATGGCCAGATTATTTATCAAACGTCGGTACCTGCTGGTGAGTTTATATTGAATGATCTTTATCCTACGTCGTTCAGTGGAGATTTACAGGTTACGGTCGCTGAAGCAAATGGAACAACAAGAACATTTATCCAACCTTTTTCCAATGCCCCCATTATGCAAAGGGACGGTTCATTAAAATACAGCATTGAACTTGGAAAATATCGGGAAGAAGAAGGAGGGCAACAGCCTTATTTTATTCAATTTTCTGGGATCTATGGTCTGCCAATCAATTTAGCTAATTATGGCAATGTGTCGTTATTAGGTGGCACGCTTATTTCAGAAGATAAACAAGTTTATGTTTTAGGAACTGGACTGAGTTTAGGTTATTTAGGAGGTATTTCACTGGATATGAAATACTCACAAGCACAATGGCAGAAATATGCAAAGATGACTGAGCAAACCTACCGTTTTCAATATATTAAATATATTCAAAATACAGCGACGGGACTGAATTTATCAGCTCAATACGCTTTAGAGCCAGATATAAACCATGCTTTTTTTCAAGCCATTGGCGTTGATCGAATACCCAAGAAACAACGGTTACAGATTGCTTTGAGTCAAGCTTTAGGGAAATGGGGATCTTTAAATATTAATGGATACCAGCAAAAGTATTGGGGGCAGTCAGGCTCCGATAATAACCTTACAGTCAGTTTTGGCTCTCAGTATCAATCTATTAATTACAGCTTTTCCTATTCCCATTCTGAGCAAAATAATCCCCATAGGGTGGATAGGTTGTTTTCCTTTAATTGCAGTATGCCATTTCGTTGGAAAGAAAATGCTTATTGGGGTGTTTATAGCTACAACACGAGCGACAATGCCGGGGGAATAAGTACATTTAGCCTGAATGGCTCAGCCTTCAATTCCAACCAATTACAATATGATATCACTCAACAATATCATCATAAAAATCAACAGCTCAGTCATGGTATTCGTGGTAATTACTTAACCTCTTATGGTGAATTTGGCGCTGGTTGGGATTATGCCTCTGAATATCAAACTACCCATGCTGCGGCGACAGGAGCACTGTTATTTCATCAAGATGGTGTGACTGCTTCACGGGCATTTTCTGATGCCATTGGACTGATTAAAGCCCAAGATATTGGTCATTTGAAAGTGAATAACGTGCCTTCATTGCATACCAATGGGCAAGGGTATGCAGTGGTCCCCATGTTAACGCGCTATGAACGTAATAAAGTGAGCGTGGATACTTCGACGTTAAAGGGTAATGATGATGTGGAATTGAGCTCAGCGACCGTTATTCCCACAAGCGGTGCAATTGTTTTGGTGGATCTTAAAGCGAAGCGTGGTGGGCGAGTGTTATTAAAACTGAAAAAAAATAACCAGTTACTGGGGTTTGGCACCCAAGTTAATATTCTCGCACAGCAGCATATTGTCTCATCGGGCATTGTCGCGAATGAAGGTGAAGTCTACTTAAGTGGTGTTCCTGAGCAGAGCATCGTTCAAGTTAAGTGGGGAGATGTGTATACGCAGCAGTGCAAATTTCCTCTTCAGATTGATTTGAATAATCCAAATATCCAATTTATTGAAGGGACTTGCCAATAA
- a CDS encoding LysR family transcriptional regulator codes for MDKTRTTLDQWVTLQAVVDYGGFAQAAEVLHKTQSSISYTINKLEQVLDMEIFVVEKRRAVLTSQGEKLLALSREVTNKAIALEIAAKIITKKINNKIKIVIDSLYDSDDLLNKIERLIKNRKDYDIELTKTLLNRDEILSFKEFDLLISHHYIGSLNPIFIGEVSAILVTEPNHYLQKCTQNEIESKLKITPHILLSSTFQEKTKSRQIVKVTNTEIAIKLTRNSVGYSWLPKNIIHELIDDNLLKEVENDIYNEKYQFYMYKNKNQIINDIIISYLFNDYQTN; via the coding sequence ATGGATAAAACAAGAACAACACTAGATCAATGGGTAACATTACAGGCTGTAGTTGACTATGGGGGGTTTGCTCAAGCAGCAGAAGTATTACATAAAACACAGTCATCTATTAGTTATACGATTAACAAATTAGAACAAGTGTTGGATATGGAAATTTTTGTAGTGGAAAAAAGGCGTGCAGTCTTAACCTCTCAAGGAGAAAAATTATTAGCATTATCAAGAGAAGTGACGAATAAAGCAATTGCGTTGGAAATAGCCGCCAAAATCATAACAAAGAAAATAAATAATAAAATAAAAATAGTGATAGATTCATTGTATGATAGTGATGATCTATTAAATAAAATCGAGAGGTTAATAAAAAATAGAAAGGATTACGATATTGAATTAACTAAAACATTACTTAATAGAGATGAAATTCTTTCATTCAAGGAGTTTGATTTATTAATCTCTCATCATTATATAGGTTCATTAAACCCTATATTTATTGGGGAGGTGAGTGCAATATTAGTCACAGAGCCCAATCATTATCTTCAAAAATGCACTCAAAATGAAATAGAAAGCAAGTTAAAAATAACACCTCATATTTTGCTATCTTCAACATTTCAAGAAAAAACAAAAAGTCGTCAAATAGTTAAAGTTACAAATACAGAAATAGCTATTAAGTTAACGAGGAACTCAGTGGGGTACTCTTGGCTTCCTAAGAATATTATTCATGAATTAATAGATGACAACTTGCTGAAGGAAGTTGAAAATGATATTTATAATGAAAAATATCAATTTTATATGTATAAAAATAAAAACCAAATAATAAACGATATAATCATAAGTTACCTATTTAATGATTACCAAACTAATTGA
- the lpxM gene encoding lauroyl-Kdo(2)-lipid IV(A) myristoyltransferase (LpxM is lauroyl-Kdo(2)-lipid IV(A) myristoyltransferase, an enzyme characterized in Escherichia coli and involved in biosynthesis of the form of lipid A found in that species and some closely related species.): protein MNKEQDTDSKKGYVPTFHKSYLLPKYWGVWLGAGLFVALAYIPVKVRDPMLAKIGKWVGRLAKSARRRAKINLLYCFPNMKEQQREELVDRMFETAPQSFVMLAELCVRGAERTLARTQWHNKQIIDQLQEQQSNVIFMVPHGWAVDAPAMLLAAMGQNMAAMFHHQKNPVADYLWNKARYHFGGRLHSREAGIKPFIASVRQGYWGFYLPDQDHGEEHSEFVDFFGTYKATLPAIGRLMKVCKAKIVPLFPVYDHVNHQLHIYVREPMDDIDGQDDNYIARRMNEELEFLVEPNPEQYTWILKLLKTRKEGEIEPYQRKDLYR, encoded by the coding sequence ATGAATAAAGAACAAGATACCGATAGCAAAAAGGGCTATGTGCCAACGTTTCATAAATCCTATTTATTACCTAAATATTGGGGCGTTTGGTTAGGTGCGGGACTCTTCGTTGCGCTTGCTTATATTCCCGTTAAAGTTCGCGACCCTATGCTGGCAAAAATAGGTAAATGGGTTGGACGATTAGCAAAGAGCGCCCGTCGCCGAGCGAAAATTAACTTACTCTATTGTTTTCCTAATATGAAAGAGCAACAAAGAGAAGAGTTGGTTGATCGGATGTTTGAAACTGCACCTCAATCTTTTGTCATGTTGGCTGAATTGTGTGTACGTGGTGCGGAACGTACATTAGCGCGTACCCAGTGGCATAACAAACAGATTATTGACCAGTTGCAGGAACAGCAAAGCAATGTGATTTTTATGGTTCCTCACGGTTGGGCTGTAGATGCTCCTGCCATGCTATTAGCTGCGATGGGGCAGAATATGGCCGCTATGTTCCATCACCAGAAAAATCCCGTTGCAGATTATTTATGGAATAAGGCTCGTTACCATTTTGGTGGAAGGCTTCATTCCCGCGAAGCAGGCATTAAACCTTTTATTGCATCTGTCAGACAAGGTTACTGGGGTTTTTATCTACCGGATCAAGATCATGGGGAAGAGCATAGTGAGTTTGTTGATTTTTTTGGCACATACAAAGCGACCTTACCCGCTATCGGTAGATTAATGAAAGTGTGTAAAGCGAAAATTGTTCCTTTATTTCCGGTGTACGATCACGTTAATCATCAATTGCATATCTATGTTCGTGAACCAATGGATGATATTGATGGTCAAGATGATAACTATATTGCACGTAGAATGAATGAAGAGTTAGAGTTTTTAGTTGAACCTAATCCAGAGCAATATACGTGGATCCTTAAGCTCTTGAAAACGCGCAAGGAAGGTGAGATAGAGCCCTATCAACGAAAGGATTTATATCGCTAG
- a CDS encoding fimbrial protein: MKQFAISGTIYAIMLLFSPRLLADYRAEFSSYTVPISQALYVPKSMPVNTHIATIELGTYTPWVWWNESGTTRVGINLPGIFDDHYQIAGVGAIKEIGLSGIGFALHGSVNSPCSARGYVNGKNHRDGNPANRLLCPSSESSGNYSVTLKAAFYKIRPQVNTQLLQATSAAMFIVFNNKFITQDVFGNVEPKIWLSPINVIANGCEVKNRVINVAFGQVEKSGANEVGVTVANSRKRFKIELECDESSPIKIHFMGTADASGLEGTIALNNPNHQETAKGFGIQIKHRGKPIKLNQMMQISRSNKAQHYIIPLEASYIQTAEKTRGGKADGTLQFNLQYH, translated from the coding sequence ATGAAACAGTTTGCTATCTCCGGCACCATCTACGCTATCATGTTGCTGTTCTCACCAAGACTTCTCGCAGATTACCGAGCAGAATTTTCATCTTACACGGTACCTATCTCTCAAGCACTGTATGTCCCCAAAAGTATGCCCGTCAACACACATATTGCGACAATAGAGCTGGGAACTTATACGCCCTGGGTGTGGTGGAATGAGTCGGGGACAACTCGAGTGGGGATTAATTTACCTGGTATATTTGACGACCATTATCAGATTGCTGGGGTCGGTGCTATTAAGGAAATTGGCTTATCAGGTATCGGCTTTGCATTACACGGTTCAGTTAATAGCCCGTGTTCAGCGAGGGGATATGTGAATGGTAAAAATCACCGTGATGGGAATCCAGCGAATCGCTTACTGTGCCCAAGTAGCGAATCAAGTGGTAATTACAGTGTTACCTTGAAAGCGGCATTCTATAAAATCCGTCCTCAAGTGAATACTCAATTATTACAAGCAACTAGTGCTGCGATGTTTATTGTATTTAATAACAAGTTTATTACTCAGGATGTGTTTGGAAATGTTGAGCCAAAAATTTGGTTGTCACCTATCAATGTGATTGCCAATGGGTGTGAAGTTAAAAATCGGGTGATCAATGTCGCGTTTGGTCAGGTGGAAAAGTCAGGTGCAAATGAGGTGGGGGTGACAGTGGCGAATAGCCGTAAACGATTCAAAATTGAGCTTGAATGCGATGAGTCTTCACCAATAAAGATCCATTTTATGGGAACGGCTGACGCCAGTGGGCTAGAAGGAACGATTGCACTCAATAATCCGAATCATCAAGAAACGGCGAAAGGCTTCGGTATTCAAATTAAACACAGAGGAAAGCCGATTAAACTCAATCAAATGATGCAAATTTCCCGTTCCAATAAGGCGCAACACTATATTATTCCGCTAGAAGCGTCCTATATTCAAACGGCAGAGAAAACACGCGGTGGAAAGGCGGATGGAACGCTGCAATTTAATCTGCAATATCATTGA